In Malus sylvestris chromosome 15, drMalSylv7.2, whole genome shotgun sequence, a single genomic region encodes these proteins:
- the LOC126601296 gene encoding DNA repair protein RAD51 homolog, giving the protein MEQQSNQKTAQQQDELQEMHHGPVPVDQLQASGIASIDVKKLKDAGLCTVEAVAYSPRKDLLQIKGISDAKVDKIIEAASKLVPLGFTSAGQLHAQRLEIIQITSGSRELDKILEGGIETGSITEIYGEFRSGKTQLCHTLCVTCQLPLDQGGGEGKAMYIDAEGTFRPQRLLQIAERFGLNGADVLENVAYARAYNTDHQSRLLLEAASMMVETRFALMIVDSATALYRTDFSGRGELSARQMHLAKFLRSLQKLADEFGVAVVITNQVVAQVDGSAIFAGPQIKPIGGNIMAHASTTRLAVRKGRGEERICKVISSPCLAEAEARFQISPEGVTDVKD; this is encoded by the exons ATGGAGCAGCAGAGCAATCAGAAGACTGCCCAGCAACAAGACGAGCTCCAAGAAATGCACCATGGCCCTGTCCCCGTCGATCAACTTCAG GCGTCCGGCATAGCTTCCATTGATGTAAAGAAACTTAAAGATGCGGGTCTTTGCACTGTTGAAGCCGTCGCTTACTCTCCCAGGAAGGATCTTCTGCAAATCAAAGGAATCAGCGACGCTAAAGTTGACAAGATCATCGAAGCAG CCTCCAAACTTGTGCCTTTGGGTTTTACTAGCGCTGGCCAGCTCCACGCACAGAGACTCGAAATCATTCAAATTACTTCTGGATCAAGAGAACTTGATAAGATATTGGAGG GAGGAATTGAGACAGGATCTATTACCGAGATATATGGCGAATTCCGTTCTGGAAAGACCCAGTTGTGTCACACGCTTTGTGTAACTTGCCAA CTTCCCTTGGATCAAGGAGGCGGTGAGGGAAAAGCAATGTACATTGATGCTGAGGGTACATTCAGGCCACAAAGACTCTTACAGATTGCAGAGAG GTTTGGACTCAATGGTGCTGATGTCTTGGAGAATGTGGCGTATGCTAGAGCTTATAACACGGATCACCAATCAAGGCTCTTGCTCGAAGCAGCCTCCATGATGGTAGAAACAAG GTTTGCTCTCATGATAGTAGATAGTGCTACAGCCCTGTACAGAACAGATTTCTCAGGAAGAGGTGAACTTTCAGCCCGTCAAAtgcatcttgcaaagtttctcCGGAGCCTTCAGAAGTTAGCAGATGAG TTTGGCGTAGCTGTTGTGATCACAAATCAAGTGGTTGCCCAAGTTGATGGTTCTGCAATCTTTGCCGGTCCTCAAATTAAGCCTATTGGTGGTAACATCATGGCTCATGCTTCCACCACAAG GCTTGCTGTTAGGAAAGGAAGAGGCGAAGAGCGCATCTGTAAAGTGATAAGTTCTCCTTGTTTGGCCGAAGCAGAAGCACGGTTTCAGATCTCCCCGGAAGGTGTCACCGACGTCAAGGACTAA
- the LOC126601334 gene encoding probable pectinesterase/pectinesterase inhibitor 12, producing MASSTPKLLQLLCIILFLHISSSSSSSNTTTFNPHLASLRSFCKSAPYPDICFDSLKLSISINITPNIISYLLQSLQVAISEAGKLTDLFYKAGQYPNIVEKQKGAVQDCKELHQITLSSLQRSVSQVQAGKAKKLNDARAYLSAALTNKNTCMEGLDSASGPMKPTLVNSLISTYKYVSNSLSAISKQGTNKGRTNRRLMSIPRWLSRRDRRILESSGDEYDPREVLTVAADGSGNFTTISDAIIFAPNNSYDRTIIYVKEGVYVENVEIPSYKTNIVLLGDGSDITFITGNRSVVDGWTTFRSATVAVSAEGFLARDITIQNTAGPIKHQAVALRINADLAAIYKCTIDGYQDTLYVHSFRQFYRECDIFGTIDYIFGNAAVVFQACNIVSKMPMLGQFTVATAQSRETLDQNTGISVQNCSIIATDELYSNSSIVKSYLGRPWKNYSTTVVLESYIDDFIDPTGWKNWSGDLGLNTLYYGEYGNYGPGAGTENRVNWKGHHVMDYYDASNFTVQEFIAGDEWLQYTSFPYDDGI from the exons ATGGCTTCCTCCACTCCAAAACTGCTGCAGCTCCTCTGCATAATCTTATTTCTccacatttcttcttcttcgtcgtcGTCAAACACAACTACTTTTAATCCCCATTTGGCGTCCCTAAGATCATTCTGCAAGTCCGCACCCTACCCAGACATCTGCTTCGACTCGTTGAAGCTCTCAATCTCAATAAACATCACCCCCAACATCATCTCCTACCTCCTCCAATCCCTCCAAGTCGCGATCTCCGAAGCCGGAAAGCTCACCGATCTCTTCTACAAGGCCGGACAGTACCCAAACATCGTCGAGAAGCAAAAGGGAGCTGTCCAGGACTGCAAGGAGCTCCACCAAATCACTCTCTCTTCCTTACAAAGATCTGTGTCTCAAGTCCAAGCGGGAAAGGCCAAGAAACTCAACGATGCTAGGGCTTACCTCAGCGCCGCTCTCACAAACAAGAACACTTGCATGGAAGGGTTGGATTCTGCTTCTGGCCCTATGAAGCCAACCCTAGTTAACTCCTTGATTAGCACATACAAATATGTAAGCAATTCTCTCTCAGCTATCTCAAAACAAGGGACCAATAAAGGGCGCACAAATCGCCGTCTCATGAGCATTCCGAGGTGGTTGTCGAGGAGAGACCGGCGGATATTGGAGAGTTCCGGTGACGAATATGACCCCAGGGAAGTCCTAACGGTTGCCGCGGATGGATCAGGGAACTTCACCACAATTAGTGATGCTATTATTTTTGCTCCAAATAATAGTTATGATAGGACGATTATATATGTTAAAGAAGGGGTTTATGTAGAAAATGTGGAGATTCCGAGCTACAAGACCAACATTGTTCTTCTTGGAGATGGAAGTGACATCACTTTCATCACTGGTAACCGGAGTGTTGTTGATGGATGGACTACATTCAGATCTGCAACCGTCG CTGTGTCCGCAGAGGGCTTTCTAGCAAGAGACATAACAATTCAGAACACGGCAGGGCCAATAAAGCACCAAGCAGTTGCTCTGAGAATTAATGCAGACTTGGCTGCAATTTACAAATGCACCATCGATGGCTACCAAGACACATTATACGTACACTCTTTTAGACAATTCTATAGAGAGTGCGACATATTCGGAACCATAGACTACATATTTGGTAACGCCGCTGTTGTATTTCAAGCATGCAACATCGTGTCGAAAATGCCAATGCTGGGACAATTCACAGTCGCCACAGCGCAGTCCAGAGAGACACTGGATCAGAACACAGGAATCTCCGTGCAGAACTGCTCCATTATTGCCACTGATGAGTTGTACTCCAATTCCAGCATTGTCAAAAGCTACTTAGGCCGGCCGTGGAAGAATTACTCTACGACTGTTGTCCTGGAGTCCTACATTGACGACTTTATTGACCCGACTGGGTGGAAAAATTGGTCCGGGGACCTAGGGTTGAACACTTTGTACTATGGAGAGTATGGGAATTATGGTCCTGGCGCTGGGACGGAAAATAGAGTGAACTGGAAAGGACATCATGTTATGGACTATTATGATGCATCCAATTTCACTGTGCAAGAGTTTATTGCTGGTGATGAATGGCTGCAGTACACTTCATTTCCTTATGATGATGGCATCTGA
- the LOC126601732 gene encoding putative pectinesterase/pectinesterase inhibitor 45 has protein sequence MAFQDFDQLTERRKTENARKFKKRIIIAVVVILLLVLIAVGAYFIVNKLNNKGTKKGNAKEGNAKQGKAAGKPAPKAPQPKNGPPKNKTPSNGQKILKEMCSAADYKEKCEGIIEKARDETKPKAFIKTAISAASDEAKSAYSKTAELTFNSPEEKGAFEDCKVLFDDAKEELGDAVSQLGNSIESGKVRTGVLNSWLSAVISYQQTCVDGFPDGKLKSDLEKMLQASKEFTSNSLAMLSLFNQLQLPGAEAATGSNRRLLSQDKSGFPTWMSHEDRRMLKKNDEKLTPNVTVAKDGSGNYKTISEALEKIPEKYEGRYVIYVKEGVYDETVTVTKKMPNVTMYGDGSQKSVVTGNKNFADKVRIFQTAPFAVLGEGFMAKSMGFRNTAGPEKHQAVAARVQADRAIFLNCRFEGYQSTLYTQTHRQFYKSCVISGTVDFIFGDAAAIFQNCLIYVRKPLENQQNTVTAQGRTDKQETTGIVLQNCKIMPDKDLEPVKSQFKTYLGRPSKEFSRTIVMDSTIEDLIHPDGWTQWEGDFALKTLYYAEYNNKGPGAKTDNRVKWDGYKKIDKQEAMHYTVGPFLKGHAWLMGVGVPARFGLFES, from the exons ATGGCATTTCAGGATTTCGACCAGCTTACCGAACGCCGAAAGACCGAGAATGCACGTAAGTTCAAGAAGAGAATTATCATTGCGGTCGTCGTCATTCTCCTCCTTGTTCTGATTGCCGTCGGAGCCTATTTCATTGTCAACAAACTTAATAATAAAGGTACTAAGAAGGGCAATGCAAAGGAGGGCAATGCTAAGCAAGGCAAAGCCGCAGGGAAACCTGCACCGAAGGCTCCTCAACCGAAAAATGGACCACCGAAGAACAAAACGCCTTCGAATGGTCAGAAGATCCTGAAGGAGATGTGCAGCGCTGCAGATTACAAGGAAAAGTGCGAGGGCATCATTGAAAAGGCAAGGGACGAAACAAAACCCAAGGCATTCATCAAGACCGCTATCTCAGCCGCCTCGGACGAGGCCAAGAGTGCCTACAGCAAAACTGCCGAGCTGACTTTCAACAGTCCGGAAGAGAAGGGAGCGTTTGAGGATTGCAAAGTGTTGTTCGACGATGCCAAGGAGGAATTAGGGGACGCCGTTTCTCAGCTTGGCAACAGCATTGAGTCGGGGAAGGTTCGCACAGGCGTCTTGAACAGCTGGTTGAGTGCGGTGATATCTTACCAGCAGACATGCGTCGACGGGTTTCCTGATGGAAAATTGAAGTCCGACTTGGAGAAGATGTTGCAGGCCTCTAAGGAATTCACTAGCAACTCCCTGGCCATGCTTTCACTCTTTAACCAGTTGCAGCTACCGGGTGCAGAAGCAGCTACAGGATCCAATCGCCGCCTTCTATCGCAGGACAAGAGCGGATTCCCTACCTGGATGAGTCACGAGGACCGAAGGATGTTGAAGAAAAACGATGAAAAGCTCACCCCCAACGTGACGGTGGCAAAAGATGGTAGTGGAAACTACAAAACCATTAGTGAAGCCTTGGAAAAAATACCCGAAAAATACGAAGGCCG GTATGTCATCTATGTTAAAGAAGGAGTTTATGATGAGACCGTGACTGTGACAAAGAAGATGCCGAACGTTACAATGTACGGCGATGGGTCACAGAAGAGCGTCGTCACTGGAAATAAAAACTTTGCCGATAAAGTTAGGATATTCCAAACTGCACCTTTCG CGGTCTTAGGGGAAGGTTTTATGGCAAAGTCGATGGGATTCAGAAACACGGCTGGACCTGAGAAGCATCAGGCAGTGGCAGCAAGAGTCCAAGCAGACCGCGCTATTTTTCTGAACTGCCGGTTTGAAGGGTACCAAAGCACATTATACACACAAACTCATCGGCAGTTCTATAAGAGCTGTGTCATTTCAGGCACCGTTGATTTCATCTTTGGCGACGCTGCTGCCATCTTCCAGAACTGCTTGATCTACGTCCGCAAGCCTTTGGAAAACCAACAAAACACTGTCACAGCCCAGGGAAGGACTGACAAACAGGAAACCACAGGAATAGTGTTGCAGAATTGCAAAATCATGCCGGACAAAGATCTTGAGCCAGTAAAGTCCCAATTCAAGACCTACCTCGGAAGGCCATCAAAGGAATTCTCGAGAACCATAGTGATGGATTCGACAATTGAGGACCTGATTCACCCCGATGGATGGACACAGTGGGAAGGAGATTTCGCACTGAAAACATTGTATTATGCAGAATATAACAACAAGGGACCGGGCGCGAAAACTGACAACAGAGTGAAGTGGGATGGATACAAGAAAATTGACAAGCAAGAGGCAATGCATTATACTGTAGGGCCTTTCTTGAAGGGGCACGCTTGGCTTATGGGTGTGGGTGTTCCTGCTCGCTTCGGCCTATTTGAAAGTTAA